The segment aaaattaacagAGAATAGGTGCCTTAGTTTTGCAGTACTACAAAATGTTCCTCGAAGTAAATTTGTGATACTGACATTAATTATagtatgaaaatttctcaaaaataaattttcataaaaaaacaatttattaacaaaaactaACTAAGTGTTTGtacaattacatttttttttcaaaaatcttcaaattgtCAAACACTCtcgacataaaaataaaacataaaacaaTCTGTTAAGTTTTCCTCCaagttgaatttttccaaaaaatcttTCTCGTCTTAAAAAggtgtgacaaaaaatatataaaaaagctaagaactttaaaatatatttttatacataaaaaagactcttaaaatacttaaataaaaaaattaaaaaaaaaaataaaatttttacaagaataaaaaaaataataattaaatttagaaaaatgctACAAAGTCTTTTAAAAAACAGGTTCCAAGGCTCAGCAAAGGTTTAACAAATTCAACAATAAATGGAATAGTTCAATATTactgaaactgaaaaagaCATACTGTGTGATATATGTATTTGTTAtgacacaaagaaaaattaatagacaTTATGGTTTTACGAAAAAACATGCGATTAATATGATTCATTTGTTTTATAattcttaatattaattttagcaaTATTCATTTAATCTAATCAAGTTAGGTAATAATGtggcgaaaataaataaaaaaaggaaatatacGTTTATTTTGTTCACGTGTTTGCCATGGTCGTTATCATGACcaacatgaattttaatttaaaattttactcattaCAAACATATGACCAAtatttcatccttttttttttttagaacagaTCATAAGCAAATATCGACGTAAAGAACTTCAAGCAAAAATCATCTGATACTGGTGTGATACACAGTTacttatatttgaaaatactGTGGTCCTGCTTACACTTACTACATTTAACCAAAAGAAATGGAATGACTATATTTATCTACTGAATAACGTTCCTGCTGTCTGAGATTCAGCTCTGGCCTTATCCATCTATAATATctggtaaaataataaaggttGGTTTCACTAGTTCCATTCTACACATAATGTAGATATTAGGTTTATCGGCATCCAGGTTTCGacataatgaatgaatgacgcCTATGcagaaacaaattttacaatCTGGTAAGTAGCTCAATAGATAAAATTCACAGAGTATCATTTCTATTTTGAGCAGAGTATTGGTTAgtcgtaattaaaaaaaatataggataaaaagtctttaaaaCACAAATTCAAACGTGTGGTCACCCTTTTaacaatatattaatatatttcttaaatattatataCTTAATTGACCGGTGAAATTGATAAGATAGATTTATGTGGTGGTGCActaaaaacatataaattgATTACCCTACGCAACTACGAGTTTtagtaaaattcaaattattcaaagagAAACAACTTGGcgcaaattattttgattcttACAGAGTTTagaatacaaaagaaaaataagacgaatcaattaaatttggcaagtacctaaatattttcaattacttCATTGAATAATATCGCATTATAGATTCTAAGTATATGAACAGTGAAACAGCAAATATCAACGTGTCTCCTCTCTTTTCATTGTTCAAAATCAGCTGTTTTAAATCATACGATAAAGAAGCGAGCCAATCATTATTTTGCATGTAGGTAGAAAAGAAAATGTATTTCATACGTAGCTCAGCTGAGAATTGAATATCacaatattaaacaaatatattCGTTATACATACTTAATTCTAAAACAGTATCGAACGATAGAATATAGCTGGCACGTTTGCCTATTTTAGAGACACTTGATCATCGAAAgcggaaaaataaaagttcgtttttttgtttgataattttgatttagttaCTATGCAAGGTATTCCTTGCATGAAAATAACGTAacgtattaaaaatatgtttttcaatTGACTACAAGTCAACTACCAGTAAcagttttcaataaaaaatcagttgCATTTCTTTGtattatccaaaaaaaaagtgttttttgtaataaatacaTGCATataatatcaatttatttggTAACAGTAGATTATTTCTAGTTTACTAgtttaaaatatgaagaaacaGCTATTTCATATTTacgattaaaaaaactatttatttttattaattcattgaGCTAAGTAAAAGTGATAAACAATAGTATAAGAAATACTTAGATATGGAAACagcatttctttaaattataaaatcgtTACTTGGTGTCGGTCACGTTTTATTTCACGCTTTTGACATAACTTTTAAGTTATATCAActgttttttcattatttgagtTCTTCGAGGTTTTATTCACGTATATCAGGACCCCTCAAAGTATCAAAAACTATTATCgctaattttattctttataaaattgacGCACTCTACGTGTTAAGATTCTCAACACATGTCTATTTACCTTATATATGTACATCATAATCGCGTGATATTACgtcatagtaaaaaaaaagaccgGTACACGTACTTTCCTCTCTTATAGCTCTCTcgattttctttttgtatcGCATATCAGTAAATATATTTcttcgcaaaattttgaagtacCGAACGCAAAGAATATAATATAGTTGTGATAAATAGAAAGTCaacctttaatttttcaaaaaataaaattgaaaaaaaaacattactgataaaattaaaagtatgaccttgaaaaaattatagtaattaaaaatgtatttaattttaatccacAAAAACTTTGGAACTTGTCTTATTCAGTATTGACAAATATTAatgcatataaaaatatttcgtcatGTTTTATTGAATGCAAGgtcaaatatatatttttcgctGACCTTTTATATGTACTTGTCTTGTTTAACAAAGTATACCACCTTTTGACaaacatcaaaataatttgaatagcttaaaaaatatgaccACAGTAAACTTGTTGATTAATGTCTTAATACTTTACTGCGATAAAAAccgaatattattttaaaatcgaatttttctttcagattGATCAAGAGAATTTAGttctataattaaaaaaagtttattgtgAAAATGCCACCAAACGCCACAAATGACGTAACTGGTGTGCTAAATGAAGATGACGCTGAAACTTTCGATGGAGGGTTGTCAAAAGATATAACACCACTGAAGAAAgctgaaaatagaaaattgaaattagttTGGAGAAATATTATTCTTTTCGGATATCTTCATTTAGCTGCTTTATATGGTGCCTGGCTTTGTTTATCATCTGCTAAGTGGCTTACAGTATTTTTTGGTGAGATAATCGTTGGTTTTAATCTTTGAAACACatgtattaattttcttttgttttacttAGCAATTTTTCTCTACGTTATATCGGCCTTAGGGATAACAGCTGGAGCACACAGGCTATGGGCACATCGCAGTTACAAAGCAAAGTtaccattgaaaattttactagCTCTGTTTAATACAATTGCTTTTCAAGATTGTGCAATGCATTGGGCAAGGGATCACAGAGTGCATCATAAATACTCAGAAACAGATGCTGATCCTCACAATGCAACACGGTAATTCTCTGATATGATCAAAAAAACTATATACATaactttgtttgtttataggggttttttcttttctcatgTTGGTTGGTTACTTTGCCGAAAGCATCCGGATGTCatagaaaaagggaaaaaactaGATATATCTGATTTGGAAGCAGACCCAGTTTTacattatcaaaaaaagtacTACATGGTATTGATGCCTATCTGTTGCTTCATTTTACCAACTATAATACCAATGTATGTTTGGGgagaaactttcaaaaatgctTGGTTTGTTTGCGCCATGTTCAGATACACATTCGTCTTAAATGTTACATGGTTGGTCAATAGTGCCGCTCATAAATGGGGTGACAAACCTTATGATAAGTACGTTTcccatttaattttctcaaatcattatgaatatatatttacatgtcatatatatattttagagCTATTAACCCTTCACAAAATCCTAGTGTTGCTATTTTTGCTTTTGGTGAAGGATGGCACAACTATCATCATGTTTTTCCCTGGGATTATAAGACTGCAGAGTTGGGAGggtatcattttaatttttcaactgcgttcatcgattttttcgctaaaattgGCTGGGCCTATGACTTAAAGTCAGTTTCCGATGAAATAATCGAAAAGCGAGTGCGGCGAACAGGAGACGGATCTCACCACTTATGGGGCTGGGGAGACAAGGATCAAGATGCGAGTGAAAAAAGAGATGCAAAAATAACTCATCttaaacatatataaatacataaattagtttaatttactttaaaaaaggaacaaaatatttgtttcacACACATTCACTTACTATTAGAtaatggtttaaaatttaaaatattttatataaatatttaaataacattaaaacttatacatatatttataGTTTGTACGACAAGTATATCTATAGATAGGGGAAGATGGAATGAATTCGGGGCACCCTTCAAAAATCCCTTATCTCAATATTCCGGcattaaaatcgaaatttgcCAAATATGCAGAAAACGGCATTTTAAAGctggagaaaattaattaagtaaattaaagttaagatTCCAAGctacaaaaaatcatcccTTTTTTTGTAGATCTTCAGAATTTCTATGCAGTCACATTTTTCTACTTGAATTTAACCATCTTCTCCAACATGtgattaaaaagcaaaaatgcaattaaacttttgctatgaaatatttattttatttttttaccatttttttttttttttgctgaaatatatttttatcaagctCTAGACCTTTAAAGGCTCCAAAACAActggttttgattttttttttttgatgaagaaaaatgtgacaaaaaattttaatttttatttgtagaaaatgtttttgctAATCATACTTGTCATTGTTCTACGCAATGTGATTGTCGATGTTAAACATTGTAgtgatataaaaataagaaaaaacatATGACTTTTTTAAGGGATTATTAATTGAGTAtttggttaattttaatatcaataaGTACTCATTACAatacacaataaaatttaaaataaaactcagcAACAACTCGTATAAAGTAATCAAgatataaaatgatgaaaatcttaaatagATATCTACTTAATTTAGGCcgatatatttattcaaacaaaaaagttgtgtCATTCATTGTGGTTCCTTCATTAGAATTGGAACTTCCGttagaatttttcaagttctCGAGAGGaatgaatgtaaaaaataaaaaagagcacAAAACTTATATtgctttattgatttaaattaatataaaattcgtttaaataaataacatgtgTAAATATCAACTAATAATAGAAAACAAAgctttttcaagtttattgaAGTAGGATCTATCAGGTAATATCCTCAGgtgatacatatttttttttaacttttcccaCGTTGGTctatttaagttatttaaatgttttaaacttTTCGCCTATAATATCTATATGGGtacatcaaaaatgtttagaaaaaatgaatttcataaaattcattgcataaatattaaatatatatgaaatttACTATTCCGTAGGatctaaacttttatttttttgaaaattatttatttaaatagataaatatttgaatactggtatgtttaaataaatttgagacgaataaaaaagatatcgtaatcaaaataattgaatttatccctataaaaaaagtgataagtatttatttgttctattctctattttttgttcacaaaacacatttaaataaatcctaTATTTAATATCCTTACGTTAAAATTGCGTTAAATTGCACGTTGATTTCACAGGgctttttgtgtttaatttaagtattggtatcacatattttaaaatgtccatttagattcttattaatttaagtaaatagtattgcttttcattaataattacaATGGGTTTCTATTACAAATTGCTGACAAACCGACCTCATATACTGATTCTCGCAGTAATTCTGTTCAGTGGTAGTTGTATTATTGCTGGATATACTTTTAACAAACTGCCAGATTTTTCCGATCCAACAATAGTATGGAtttaaaagttcgaaaaaaacaaactttaattTCCATATAATTTTAGGGGTTTGAATCTAGGGGTACAATAATTGGGGAAAAATTGACTGCTTGGAAAAACCTCTTATCGGACAATAAACTCCTTGTAGCCAATCCTAAGGAGTTACTTTTAGCCGctgaaattgagaaaattaataataagcaATTACAAAGGCGTAAGAATATAAACcaactaaaattaaacaaaatacaaaacaaatatcaattaaacCAATCGCAaatcaaaaatgatgaaaattttataaacattgaAAGGAGAGATCGAACGAAATATGTTAAGAACTCTTCGATTTTGACACAtgatcaaaatgaaaatgtcttaggaaatgaagaaaagttGCATggtcagtttaaaaaaaaactagttaATAAACCGGATAAGATTGAAGGATTCTTTTGTGACTCACCAAGTAATATTATATCGAAGTAAgcgcttaaatttttatcataaaaatttctttttaggaTTTGAATATGCACAttttgttatcaaaaaaagaaatcaaggaaaaaattcatctttaCTGAACATTGAAGACTTTTTGGCTATTTGTGATATGGAACAACGTTTGACGATGGTTAAAGGCTTTGACTTTAtatgtgaaagaaaaattacatcgCAGAAATGTTGTCGGGCTTGGAGCTTTCCAAATTACATAAGTTTATTAgcgggaaaaaataattgttttgaattaaatgtaTGCAACTGCctacaaaaaacaataatattttggagttcattattgtttttttttttcaaattaaataggaTACTGATATCAGAATGATTAAACAGTTAATAGTGAAATGTTTCCCATATTatcaatcattaaaattaaatagaaattgcGCCGAGTCGAAATGTCAGGTTCCTGAAAACTGTACAACACATAACGccgtttttaatatttttcattttttaagtaattttgacCTCATCAAAGATTCATCAGCTTTCTTGAAAGAaacgattatttttcttccgATCGCCAAAAGCTCAAAGGCTTTAACGTTTTACGAAAATATAGATAAAAGgtataattttcattgaatttcaattaaggcaagtgcaatttcaaaaaatgtttcacatatCCAGCCACCTaacttttttcgaaatttcaaggagggaataatggaataatgataatggtttgacgaaaaaagtaaaaagtcatcaaaaattggttgaaatctatagtttttgttatattctgcaatttttcaaagaattagattaattttcacagaaaaaaattaaaaaaatatatcgtttgaaatttgccaaaaatttttaaatttaaaaaaagtcgttggaaaatttctatattttttttttgtttcgaaaatttctccgaatgttaaaataaatgatcaaaatgtctttaaaatactattttaaaaattaaaactctttaaaaatagtgaaaaagatggaaaaatgaTTGATATTATTTGCTCCCCCGTAAATTTGCTCCTGGATCCGCCACTGTTCCATTATCATTACTCCCACCTCTTTACTTTTTAAGGtccaaaataatgtaaaacgtTTTTTGgaattgcacttgcctaaaggttaaaattatatcgaatgaataattgaattcaaaatgttaaataatttcgttatttaaacacatttagggtgttccaaaaacttatttttttcgcttttattttttttcgcggtTTCATTCCAAAAATGTAACGTTTTTGGAACACCCTTATagtattaatatatatatatttataatttcagtATACTAAATAATGGAAGAGTAGAAATTGTTGGTATGGATTTAgggttgaaaaatatattatttgataaatatttggtTGAAGATGCATTCCTAATTGTTGGAGGTGCTTTATTCGTAATTATTTGTATGTGGCTCTATACATCGTCACTTTTTATAACAACGATGACAATagctgcaatttttttctccctcgGGATTTCGTATTTTCTATACACGttggtttttaaaataaatttctttcccTTTATGAACGTGATGGCAGTAGTTATAATTATTGGAATTGGTGCAGAtgatgcatttatttttatgaaaatatggaACACTTCACTGTCAGACTATACGACACATtcacagacaaaaaatttacaagtgTACTTAACATTATGCAAAACTTTAGAACATGCTGGTGTTTCTATGTTTGTAACATCTTTTACAACATCAGCtgcattttttgcttcaatcaTCAGTTCAATTACGGCTATAAGGTGTTTCGGGTAAGTTTTCTATgttcttaagtttttaatacaCAACTGTACTTATAGTCATTTTGGTGTAGAATTTTTGCAGGAACACTAGTGCTAgtgaattactttttaatgatGACATGGTTACCTGCAATCGTTTCAATCAGAGGAAAAACTAATTTAGAATTCaggctttttaaatttaaaaacatttggaGACCcactttaaaattgattcaatgcTTAGAAAACAATATCATCAAACTCGTAAATATGTATTCCATTTTCACAATAATTTGCTTgagtaagtttaaatttatttgattgttaaattttaaaataataatttaacccTCTTATACTGAACAACATTGTAGGTATTATTGGAATCTATAGCAGTTTTGTAGTTCTTTGTAAACCACAACTTCAACTTCCAGACACTGTGGATTTTAAACTATTCGTAAAAGAGCATCCGTTTGAAATGTAtgatacaaaatataaaaatcgattttggtTTGAACGAGTGCATTCAGTAAGTTTActgtttcattttatataatacCTAATTAGTTTATCTTATATGGTGCattctttctaaaaaataccaaaacctCGGTttggatttttcataaaaccgtaataaaattgaaaaactatagcgccatccatttacggcgtcggataaaaatgaacattttttgacccccaccccccctaTAATCGGAAACCGTCGGAATTTAAAGACcccccctaatttacgacgtactttttagtaaaaaaccCCCCTccctttttcaagaaaaattgttaaaaattaactcaaatttatatggaaatttgtgaaaaattgttcatgttTACTCAGTAAGTTAAAAACCagatcaaaaaagtttgaagcgcTCAAATATTACtgatgaattgaaaaaaaaaatcttaactataGAGAATTTATACGACGTCGTATTTTCCTTTTACCCCCCCTCCCCCTACGTCGAAATCCGTCGGAAATTCATGGGCCCCTACCCCCCCTCAAAtttccgacgccgtaaatggatggcgcacTATTCAGTTTAACGTTATTTCcaccaaaaaagaaaaaaaaatttgcttcggcgaaatttttttcttctgatttttcaaaattttatgattgttttaaaaaaattttatcgcaaaatattggaaaaatacACGTAGCGAAAAAAAGGTCGAAATTTCAAGATTCATATACATACCATGGAACAtatcccgggcgaaaaggataaatcgcacaacagcactttttgacaaaattgagttaagaatgagaaaatatgcttAAAGACGGGTATTTTGAGAAACATtgagagattttcaaaaattttcaaaaaaaaaaaaaaaaaataaaaaattttgaatgccaaattttttaaaaatttttgattttaaatcaatatttttgttgtttagagTTTTTTACTAtgatatttgtgtatttaaaattgattttaaaaaattttaattcaaattgaaaaaaattaatatcataaaaataactgtcaaaatttttttgaaaaaaa is part of the Culicoides brevitarsis isolate CSIRO-B50_1 chromosome 3, AGI_CSIRO_Cbre_v1, whole genome shotgun sequence genome and harbors:
- the LOC134836137 gene encoding acyl-CoA Delta-9 desaturase, yielding MPPNATNDVTGVLNEDDAETFDGGLSKDITPLKKAENRKLKLVWRNIILFGYLHLAALYGAWLCLSSAKWLTVFFAIFLYVISALGITAGAHRLWAHRSYKAKLPLKILLALFNTIAFQDCAMHWARDHRVHHKYSETDADPHNATRGFFFSHVGWLLCRKHPDVIEKGKKLDISDLEADPVLHYQKKYYMVLMPICCFILPTIIPMYVWGETFKNAWFVCAMFRYTFVLNVTWLVNSAAHKWGDKPYDKAINPSQNPSVAIFAFGEGWHNYHHVFPWDYKTAELGGYHFNFSTAFIDFFAKIGWAYDLKSVSDEIIEKRVRRTGDGSHHLWGWGDKDQDASEKRDAKITHLKHI
- the LOC134836135 gene encoding protein dispatched isoform X3, giving the protein MGFYYKLLTNRPHILILAVILFSGSCIIAGYTFNKLPDFSDPTIGFESRGTIIGEKLTAWKNLLSDNKLLVANPKELLLAAEIEKINNKQLQRRKNINQLKLNKIQNKYQLNQSQIKNDENFINIERRDRTKYVKNSSILTHDQNENVLGNEEKLHGQFKKKLVNKPDKIEGFFCDSPRFEYAHFVIKKRNQGKNSSLLNIEDFLAICDMEQRLTMVKGFDFICERKITSQKCCRAWSFPNYISLLAGKNNCFELNDTDIRMIKQLIVKCFPYYQSLKLNRNCAESKCQVPENCTTHNAVFNIFHFLSNFDLIKDSSAFLKETIIFLPIAKSSKALTFYENIDKSILNNGRVEIVGMDLGLKNILFDKYLVEDAFLIVGGALFVIICMWLYTSSLFITTMTIAAIFFSLGISYFLYTLVFKINFFPFMNVMAVVIIIGIGADDAFIFMKIWNTSLSDYTTHSQTKNLQVYLTLCKTLEHAGVSMFVTSFTTSAAFFASIISSITAIRCFGIFAGTLVLVNYFLMMTWLPAIVSIRGKTNLEFRLFKFKNIWRPTLKLIQCLENNIIKLVNMYSIFTIICLSIIGIYSSFVVLCKPQLQLPDTVDFKLFVKEHPFEMYDTKYKNRFWFERVHSVIIKSGILSNSNYKLPLRFVWGVLPFDSGNYLDPLSRGNLQLDDTFNISSPDSQVWLLGFCKILKEQSFYLSSNGALLQNCFIENLITWMSRRYGNNNIFKFI
- the LOC134836135 gene encoding protein dispatched isoform X6 — its product is MGFYYKLLTNRPHILILAVILFSGSCIIAGYTFNKLPDFSDPTIGFESRGTIIGEKLTAWKNLLSDNKLLVANPKELLLAAEIEKINNKQLQRRKNINQLKLNKIQNKYQLNQSQIKNDENFINIERRDRTKYVKNSSILTHDQNENVLGNEEKLHGQFKKKLVNKPDKIEGFFCDSPRFEYAHFVIKKRNQGKNSSLLNIEDFLAICDMEQRLTMVKGFDFICERKITSQKCCRAWSFPNYISLLAGKNNCFELNDTDIRMIKQLIVKCFPYYQSLKLNRNCAESKCQVPENCTTHNAVFNIFHFLSNFDLIKDSSAFLKETIIFLPIAKSSKALTFYENIDKSILNNGRVEIVGMDLGLKNILFDKYLVEDAFLIVGGALFVIICMWLYTSSLFITTMTIAAIFFSLGISYFLYTLVFKINFFPFMNVMAVVIIIGIGADDAFIFMKIWNTSLSDYTTHSQTKNLQVYLTLCKTLEHAGVSMFVTSFTTSAAFFASIISSITAIRCFGIFAGTLVLVNYFLMMTWLPAIVSIRGKTNLEFRLFKFKNIWRPTLKLIQCLENNIIKLVNMYSIFTIICLSIIGIYSSFVVLCKPQLQLPDTVDFKLFVKEHPFEMYDTKYKNRFWFERVHSMYG
- the LOC134836135 gene encoding protein dispatched isoform X4, translating into MGFYYKLLTNRPHILILAVILFSGSCIIAGYTFNKLPDFSDPTIGFESRGTIIGEKLTAWKNLLSDNKLLVANPKELLLAAEIEKINNKQLQRRKNINQLKLNKIQNKYQLNQSQIKNDENFINIERRDRTKYVKNSSILTHDQNENVLGNEEKLHGQFKKKLVNKPDKIEGFFCDSPRFEYAHFVIKKRNQGKNSSLLNIEDFLAICDMEQRLTMVKGFDFICERKITSQKCCRAWSFPNYISLLAGKNNCFELNDTDIRMIKQLIVKCFPYYQSLKLNRNCAESKCQVPENCTTHNAVFNIFHFLSNFDLIKDSSAFLKETIIFLPIAKSSKALTFYENIDKSILNNGRVEIVGMDLGLKNILFDKYLVEDAFLIVGGALFVIICMWLYTSSLFITTMTIAAIFFSLGISYFLYTLVFKINFFPFMNVMAVVIIIGIGADDAFIFMKIWNTSLSDYTTHSQTKNLQVYLTLCKTLEHAGVSMFVTSFTTSAAFFASIISSITAIRCFGIFAGTLVLVNYFLMMTWLPAIVSIRGKTNLEFRLFKFKNIWRPTLKLIQCLENNIIKLVNMYSIFTIICLSIIGIYSSFVVLCKPQLQLPDTVDFKLFVKEHPFEMYDTKYKNRFWFERVHSSNSNYKLPLRFVWGVLPFDSGNYLDPLSRVTEPSCKIVLLKI
- the LOC134836135 gene encoding protein dispatched isoform X1 — its product is MGFYYKLLTNRPHILILAVILFSGSCIIAGYTFNKLPDFSDPTIGFESRGTIIGEKLTAWKNLLSDNKLLVANPKELLLAAEIEKINNKQLQRRKNINQLKLNKIQNKYQLNQSQIKNDENFINIERRDRTKYVKNSSILTHDQNENVLGNEEKLHGQFKKKLVNKPDKIEGFFCDSPRFEYAHFVIKKRNQGKNSSLLNIEDFLAICDMEQRLTMVKGFDFICERKITSQKCCRAWSFPNYISLLAGKNNCFELNDTDIRMIKQLIVKCFPYYQSLKLNRNCAESKCQVPENCTTHNAVFNIFHFLSNFDLIKDSSAFLKETIIFLPIAKSSKALTFYENIDKSILNNGRVEIVGMDLGLKNILFDKYLVEDAFLIVGGALFVIICMWLYTSSLFITTMTIAAIFFSLGISYFLYTLVFKINFFPFMNVMAVVIIIGIGADDAFIFMKIWNTSLSDYTTHSQTKNLQVYLTLCKTLEHAGVSMFVTSFTTSAAFFASIISSITAIRCFGIFAGTLVLVNYFLMMTWLPAIVSIRGKTNLEFRLFKFKNIWRPTLKLIQCLENNIIKLVNMYSIFTIICLSIIGIYSSFVVLCKPQLQLPDTVDFKLFVKEHPFEMYDTKYKNRFWFERVHSVIIKSGILSNSNYKLPLRFVWGVLPFDSGNYLDPLSRGNLQLDDTFNISSPDSQVWLLGFCKILKEQSFYLSSNGALLQNCFIENLITWMSRRCMDEMTNVNRYPCCEKSVFPYSAEVFDICLQESISSLYETPRKYFVPGVAGPKFSRRNMSSRNNNRVIFPVKSIVIEYESSQDFTMSYIEMSEFVNNVNLWFTKTLLTAPKGLKNGWFTSDLEFYDLQDSLARGTLLSIIVSIGVALIVLFVVTLNLLISFYAILTISFTIFTSIAVLVLLGWKLNVLESVAVSTVIGLSIDFSLHYGVHYKLCNEPNRQSATQFSLSRMIRPTLMAALTTIVAGTFMVFSSVLAYIQIGVFLIVVMTISWIYSTFFLMSLLRLFGPQNNFGQIKSSIIFCKNHHKKTVTKRLDIDSDRQKQNENLISISEV
- the LOC134836135 gene encoding protein dispatched isoform X2 — encoded protein: MGFYYKLLTNRPHILILAVILFSGSCIIAGYTFNKLPDFSDPTIGFESRGTIIGEKLTAWKNLLSDNKLLVANPKELLLAAEIEKINNKQLQRRKNINQLKLNKIQNKYQLNQSQIKNDENFINIERRDRTKYVKNSSILTHDQNENVLGNEEKLHGQFKKKLVNKPDKIEGFFCDSPRFEYAHFVIKKRNQGKNSSLLNIEDFLAICDMEQRLTMVKGFDFICERKITSQKCCRAWSFPNYISLLAGKNNCFELNDTDIRMIKQLIVKCFPYYQSLKLNRNCAESKCQVPENCTTHNAVFNIFHFLSNFDLIKDSSAFLKETIIFLPIAKSSKALTFYENIDKSILNNGRVEIVGMDLGLKNILFDKYLVEDAFLIVGGALFVIICMWLYTSSLFITTMTIAAIFFSLGISYFLYTLVFKINFFPFMNVMAVVIIIGIGADDAFIFMKIWNTSLSDYTTHSQTKNLQVYLTLCKTLEHAGVSMFVTSFTTSAAFFASIISSITAIRCFGIFAGTLVLVNYFLMMTWLPAIVSIRGKTNLEFRLFKFKNIWRPTLKLIQCLENNIIKLVNMYSIFTIICLSIIGIYSSFVVLCKPQLQLPDTVDFKLFVKEHPFEMYDTKYKNRFWFERVHSSNSNYKLPLRFVWGVLPFDSGNYLDPLSRGNLQLDDTFNISSPDSQVWLLGFCKILKEQSFYLSSNGALLQNCFIENLITWMSRRCMDEMTNVNRYPCCEKSVFPYSAEVFDICLQESISSLYETPRKYFVPGVAGPKFSRRNMSSRNNNRVIFPVKSIVIEYESSQDFTMSYIEMSEFVNNVNLWFTKTLLTAPKGLKNGWFTSDLEFYDLQDSLARGTLLSIIVSIGVALIVLFVVTLNLLISFYAILTISFTIFTSIAVLVLLGWKLNVLESVAVSTVIGLSIDFSLHYGVHYKLCNEPNRQSATQFSLSRMIRPTLMAALTTIVAGTFMVFSSVLAYIQIGVFLIVVMTISWIYSTFFLMSLLRLFGPQNNFGQIKSSIIFCKNHHKKTVTKRLDIDSDRQKQNENLISISEV
- the LOC134836135 gene encoding protein dispatched isoform X5, which encodes MGFYYKLLTNRPHILILAVILFSGSCIIAGYTFNKLPDFSDPTIGFESRGTIIGEKLTAWKNLLSDNKLLVANPKELLLAAEIEKINNKQLQRRKNINQLKLNKIQNKYQLNQSQIKNDENFINIERRDRTKYVKNSSILTHDQNENVLGNEEKLHGQFKKKLVNKPDKIEGFFCDSPRFEYAHFVIKKRNQGKNSSLLNIEDFLAICDMEQRLTMVKGFDFICERKITSQKCCRAWSFPNYISLLAGKNNCFELNDTDIRMIKQLIVKCFPYYQSLKLNRNCAESKCQVPENCTTHNAVFNIFHFLSNFDLIKDSSAFLKETIIFLPIAKSSKALTFYENIDKSILNNGRVEIVGMDLGLKNILFDKYLVEDAFLIVGGALFVIICMWLYTSSLFITTMTIAAIFFSLGISYFLYTLVFKINFFPFMNVMAVVIIIGIGADDAFIFMKIWNTSLSDYTTHSQTKNLQVYLTLCKTLEHAGVSMFVTSFTTSAAFFASIISSITAIRCFGIFAGTLVLVNYFLMMTWLPAIVSIRGKTNLEFRLFKFKNIWRPTLKLIQCLENNIIKLVNMYSIFTIICLSIIGIYSSFVVLCKPQLQLPDTVDFKLFVKEHPFEMYDTKYKNRFWFERVHSVIIKSGILSNSNYKLPLRFVWGVLPFDSGNYLDPLSRDVWMK